The following proteins are encoded in a genomic region of Spirosoma sp. SC4-14:
- a CDS encoding sodium:solute symporter — MSNPTLNVIDYLIIVTVLIINLYFGLRYAKNQRTTETYFAARGRVPAWAIGMSLLATLISSVTFLGYPSEGFSSNWILLVQGLMVPIVLLGTIWFIVPLYRKVIGLSTYEYFEKRFGSFARYYSSTAFVLRQFSSMGTVFFLLSVALTNMTGGDTFYIIVVVGLIIITVNLLGGIEAVIWLDVFQGFMLFASGILCVVAILLSVRGGFSEVISVASANNRTGFGPYDLDFTQLTFVVMVINGAFYAVQKYGTDQTVVQRYLTAKTDKAAIRASILGISLTVPVWALFMFIGTALFVFYKQQPLPAGMRPDAVFPYFIMTKFPTGVVGFILAAMISAAICSLSADLNSLAAVGLEDFYKKFRPARTDREYLTVSKAIVVISGLIAIGIGAIYLQAGNEGVLGIVFTLYAIFSGGIVGIFLLGIFSARANRQGVNIAIVACVLFTAYAFLTSTKIGYGEDKQLLLDLGPYNFTHHKLMLGVYSHLVVIGVGYVASLFFPKPELDANLLYSGWRKSSRETTSTLKAVGRAGKVAAAFLLLSSLSVYAQTADNQFRKPLKDVISQIESRYSVKIRYPEELVKDKYVTYADWRFRPADVEKTMANILASQDITFAKEGDKKYKLQPFQYHLKTPDEGKQQLDYLATLYSDAARWEKRRAELKSCMWEALKLSHLPAKPNSQPIITNKRTFNGYTVENVAIETLPGLYVTGSLYKPLNTKGLMPVILNPDGHFGDGRYRADSQYRCAMQARMGAMAFSYDLFAWGESALQFKPDDHRRSLAQTIQILNGMRILDWMLTLKNADPKRVAISGGSGGGSQTMLLTALDDRIALSVPVVMLSSYHSGGCPCESGMGVHLCGNGTNNVEIAAMAAPRPQLVISDGKDWTQHVPETEFPFLQRIYGFYGKTDVVKNVHLPQEGHDYGKNKRFALYDFLAKNFSLDLRKVQDKTGAIDESTCTIEPYPALYVFGEKGENLPANAIRKFDDLEKLIN; from the coding sequence ATGTCAAACCCGACCTTAAACGTAATTGATTACCTGATAATCGTCACCGTACTGATTATCAATCTGTATTTTGGGCTCCGGTACGCCAAAAATCAGCGGACAACGGAAACCTATTTTGCGGCCAGAGGCCGGGTACCTGCCTGGGCCATTGGCATGTCGCTGCTGGCAACGCTCATCAGCAGCGTTACGTTTCTGGGCTACCCAAGCGAAGGTTTTTCATCTAACTGGATCTTGCTGGTGCAGGGACTCATGGTGCCAATTGTTCTGCTCGGTACGATCTGGTTTATAGTGCCGCTATATCGAAAAGTGATCGGGCTCAGCACGTATGAATACTTCGAAAAACGCTTTGGCTCTTTTGCCCGCTACTACAGCTCTACCGCGTTCGTTCTCCGGCAGTTTTCCTCCATGGGAACTGTCTTTTTCCTGCTGTCAGTGGCGCTGACCAACATGACGGGTGGCGATACGTTCTACATCATTGTGGTGGTGGGCCTTATCATCATCACGGTCAATTTGCTGGGTGGTATTGAAGCCGTTATCTGGCTGGATGTGTTTCAGGGTTTCATGCTGTTTGCCAGTGGGATTCTGTGCGTGGTGGCGATTCTTCTTTCTGTCAGAGGTGGGTTTTCGGAAGTTATCAGCGTTGCTTCGGCCAACAACCGAACCGGATTCGGACCATATGATCTGGATTTCACGCAGTTAACCTTCGTGGTAATGGTTATCAACGGGGCATTCTACGCCGTGCAGAAATACGGCACCGATCAGACCGTTGTGCAGCGATACCTAACCGCAAAAACCGACAAAGCGGCTATCCGGGCGTCGATTCTGGGCATCTCGCTGACCGTGCCGGTCTGGGCATTGTTTATGTTTATCGGTACGGCCCTGTTCGTATTCTACAAGCAACAGCCCCTACCGGCGGGCATGCGTCCGGATGCGGTTTTTCCGTATTTCATCATGACCAAATTTCCGACGGGTGTGGTGGGGTTCATTCTGGCCGCCATGATTTCAGCCGCCATTTGCAGCCTCAGCGCCGACCTGAATTCACTGGCCGCCGTTGGTTTGGAAGACTTCTATAAAAAATTCCGTCCGGCACGTACCGACCGGGAGTATCTGACTGTCAGCAAGGCCATTGTCGTCATTTCAGGGCTTATTGCCATTGGTATTGGAGCCATCTATTTACAGGCTGGCAATGAGGGCGTTCTGGGCATTGTCTTTACGTTATACGCCATTTTTTCGGGGGGTATCGTCGGTATTTTCCTGCTGGGCATTTTCAGCGCCCGCGCCAACCGACAGGGCGTCAATATTGCCATTGTCGCTTGCGTTCTGTTTACGGCCTATGCTTTTCTGACCTCCACCAAAATTGGCTATGGCGAGGATAAGCAACTGCTGCTGGATTTGGGACCCTACAACTTCACCCACCACAAACTGATGCTGGGTGTATACAGCCACCTGGTTGTTATTGGCGTTGGCTACGTGGCCAGTCTGTTTTTTCCGAAACCGGAACTGGATGCCAATCTGCTGTACAGCGGCTGGCGGAAAAGTTCGAGGGAAACGACTTCAACGCTTAAAGCGGTCGGGAGAGCAGGAAAAGTGGCGGCCGCTTTCCTTCTGCTCAGCAGTTTATCCGTCTACGCCCAAACTGCTGACAACCAATTCAGAAAACCGCTGAAAGACGTCATCAGTCAGATTGAAAGCCGGTATTCGGTGAAGATCCGTTACCCCGAAGAGCTGGTTAAAGACAAATACGTTACGTATGCCGACTGGCGCTTTCGGCCTGCCGACGTAGAGAAAACGATGGCGAATATTCTGGCGTCGCAGGACATCACCTTTGCCAAAGAAGGCGATAAAAAATACAAGCTCCAGCCCTTTCAATACCACCTAAAAACACCCGACGAAGGCAAACAACAGCTTGACTATCTGGCTACCCTCTATTCCGATGCTGCGAGATGGGAAAAACGCAGGGCGGAGCTGAAAAGCTGTATGTGGGAAGCCCTGAAGCTGTCGCACCTGCCCGCAAAACCCAATAGCCAGCCCATTATCACTAACAAACGAACGTTTAATGGGTACACGGTGGAGAACGTAGCGATTGAAACGCTGCCGGGTTTATACGTAACGGGATCACTCTACAAGCCCCTGAATACCAAAGGGCTGATGCCGGTAATTCTCAATCCCGATGGTCATTTCGGGGATGGGCGTTATAGGGCCGATAGTCAGTATCGCTGTGCGATGCAGGCGCGTATGGGGGCGATGGCCTTTAGCTACGATCTGTTTGCCTGGGGCGAATCAGCCCTGCAGTTCAAGCCCGACGATCATCGCCGGAGCCTCGCCCAAACCATTCAGATTTTGAACGGAATGCGAATTCTGGACTGGATGCTTACCCTCAAAAATGCCGACCCCAAACGGGTGGCCATTAGTGGCGGTTCCGGGGGTGGCAGTCAGACGATGCTGCTCACGGCGCTGGACGACCGCATTGCGTTGAGCGTACCCGTGGTGATGTTATCGTCGTATCATAGTGGCGGCTGCCCCTGCGAAAGTGGCATGGGTGTTCATCTGTGTGGCAACGGCACCAACAACGTAGAGATCGCAGCCATGGCTGCTCCCCGCCCCCAACTGGTCATTTCCGACGGCAAAGACTGGACGCAGCACGTACCGGAAACGGAATTTCCCTTTTTGCAGCGTATTTACGGGTTCTACGGCAAAACCGACGTAGTGAAAAACGTGCATCTGCCGCAGGAAGGCCACGATTACGGCAAAAACAAACGATTCGCCTTGTATGATTTTCTGGCGAAAAACTTCTCGCTCGATCTCAGAAAAGTGCAGGATAAAACCGGCGCCATCGACGAGTCGACATGCACGATTGAGCCATACCCGGCCCTGTACGTCTTCGGCGAAAAAGGCGAAAACCTACCCGCCAACGCGATCCGAAAGTTTGACGATTTAGAGAAGCTGATTAATTGA
- a CDS encoding four-carbon acid sugar kinase family protein gives MLAVIADDLTGAAELAGIGITYGMAVELVIGRHPDSINPQSNADLLVVSTDARSVPEAEAVQEMTGVSAAIRTMKPDLIFKKVDSVLRGHVVAETSAQLTVLGLKRALIVPANPALGRILIDGHYYVQGQLIHQTHFSKDPEFPITKSNVLKRLAVNDARVIVQSPTAPMLQSGIIIGEVGTQGDLLTWASRLDEHTLPGGGSGFFTAILESRYALKKTVRSSGKLGMCRLYVCGSAFGHSVELVKNAAMAGNFVCYIPNALIRTGKNDSAAFADWVACVAARFQRHEQVIMAVDAESKVDTQGLAGHLRAIMAKAVKRVLDQIPVDELIIEGGSTASAVLHEMDVARLVPVQELAAGVVRSAVIGNRHLHITVKPGSYRWPTDLWKF, from the coding sequence ATGCTTGCCGTCATTGCTGACGATCTAACGGGGGCCGCCGAACTGGCGGGGATTGGCATTACGTATGGTATGGCCGTAGAACTGGTTATTGGGCGGCATCCCGATTCCATTAATCCGCAGTCAAACGCTGATTTGCTGGTCGTATCGACGGATGCCCGGTCTGTTCCAGAAGCAGAGGCCGTGCAGGAAATGACCGGCGTAAGTGCAGCTATACGAACGATGAAGCCCGATCTGATTTTTAAAAAGGTCGATTCGGTGCTGCGTGGGCACGTCGTAGCGGAAACCAGCGCCCAACTGACGGTTCTTGGTCTGAAACGCGCCCTGATTGTTCCGGCTAATCCAGCCTTGGGTAGAATCCTGATCGATGGTCATTATTACGTCCAGGGGCAGCTTATTCATCAGACCCACTTTTCGAAAGACCCGGAATTTCCGATTACAAAATCGAATGTGCTGAAGCGACTGGCTGTAAACGACGCCCGGGTAATCGTACAATCGCCGACAGCGCCTATGCTTCAGTCGGGAATTATCATCGGTGAAGTAGGCACGCAGGGCGATCTGCTGACCTGGGCCAGCCGTCTCGATGAACATACGCTGCCGGGGGGTGGATCGGGCTTTTTTACGGCTATTCTGGAGTCTCGTTATGCCCTCAAGAAGACGGTCCGTTCGTCGGGTAAGCTGGGTATGTGCAGGCTGTATGTGTGCGGAAGCGCCTTTGGTCACAGCGTTGAGCTGGTGAAAAATGCAGCAATGGCCGGAAATTTCGTTTGCTATATTCCTAACGCGCTAATACGCACTGGCAAAAACGACAGTGCCGCCTTCGCCGACTGGGTGGCCTGCGTGGCGGCTCGTTTTCAGCGGCATGAGCAGGTTATTATGGCAGTCGATGCCGAATCGAAGGTGGATACCCAGGGGCTGGCGGGTCATCTTCGCGCAATCATGGCTAAAGCCGTGAAGCGCGTACTCGACCAGATACCCGTCGATGAACTGATTATTGAAGGTGGCTCAACAGCATCGGCTGTTCTGCACGAAATGGACGTTGCCCGACTGGTTCCAGTGCAGGAACTGGCTGCCGGTGTGGTTCGAAGTGCCGTTATCGGCAACCGTCATTTGCATATTACCGTAAAACCCGGCAGTTATCGCTGGCCAACTGATTTGTGGAAGTTTTGA